A genomic segment from Phragmites australis chromosome 6, lpPhrAust1.1, whole genome shotgun sequence encodes:
- the LOC133922618 gene encoding tubulin beta chain produces MREILHIQGGQCGNQIGAKFWEVICDEHGIDHSGKYSGDSDLQLERINVYYNEASGGRFVPRAVLMDLEPGTMDSVRSGPYGQIFRPDNFVFGQSGAGNNWAKGHYTEGAELIDSVLDVVRKEAENCDCLQGFQVCHSLGGGTGSGMGTLLISKIREEYPDRMMLTFSVFPSPKVSDTVVEPYNATLSVHQLVENADECMVLDNEALYDICFRTLKLATPTFGDLNHLISATMSGVTCCLRFPGQLNSDLRKLAVNLIPFPRLHFFMVGFAPLTSRGSQQYRALTVPELTQQMWDAKNMMCAADPRHGRYLTASAMFRGKMSTKEVDEQMLNVQNKNSSYFVEWIPNNVKSSVCDIPPRGLKMASTFVGNSTSIQEMFRRVSEQFTAMFRRKAFLHWYTGEGMDEMEFTEAESNMNDLVAEYQQYQDATADEDEEEYYDEEEEVAA; encoded by the exons ATGAGGGAGATCCTGCACATACAGGGTGGCCAGTGCGGCAACCAGATCGGGGCCAAGTTCTGGGAGGTGATctgcgacgagcacggcatcgACCACAGCGGCAAGTACTCGGGCGACTCCGACCTCCAGCTCGAGCGCATCAACGTCTACTACAACGAGGCCAGCGGCGGGCGCTTCGTCCCGCGCGCCGTGCTCATGGACCTCGAGCCAGGTACCATGGACTCCGTGCGCTCGGGGCCATACGGCCAGATCTTCCGCCCCGATAACTTCGTCTTCGGCCAGTCCGGCGCCGGGAACAACTGGGCCAAGGGCCACTACACCGAGGGCGCCGAGCTCATCGACTCCGTCCTCGACGTCGTCCGCAAGGAGGCCGAGAACTGTGACTGCCTCCAAG GATTTCAGGTTTGCCACTCATTGGGAGGAGGCACTGGTTCTGGTATGGGTACCCTGCTCATCTCAAAGATCAGGGAGGAGTACCCAGATAGGATGATGTTGACCTTCTCAGTTTTCCCATCGCCAAAGGTGTCTGATACGGTTGTAGAACCTTACAATGCTACACTCTCTGTTCATCAACTTGTTGAGAATGCTGATGAGTGTATGGTCCTTGACAATGAAGCTCTTTACGACATCTGCTTCCGCACTCTGAAGCTTGCTACACCCACTT TTGGTGATCTGAACCATCTTATTTCGGCAACTATGAGTGGTGTTACCTGCTGCCTGCGGTTCCCAGGCCAGCTGAACTCTGACCTTCGGAAGCTTGCAGTCAACTTGATACCCTTCCCTCGTCTCCATTTCTTCATGGTTGGCTTTGCACCCCTGACCTCAAGGGGATCCCAGCAGTACCGCGCCCTCACTGTTCCCGAGCTGACACAGCAGATGTGGGATGCCAAGAACATGATGTGCGCTGCCGATCCCCGGCACGGACGCTACCTCACGGCCTCCGCCATGTTCCGCGGGAAGATGAGCACCAAGGAGGTGGACGAGCAGATGCTGAATGTGCAGAACAAGAACTCGTCCTACTTTGTGGAGTGGATCCCGAACAACGTGAAGTCGAGCGTGTGCGACATCCCTCCCAGGGGCCTGAAGATGGCATCCACCTTCGTCGGCAACTCCACCTCGATCCAGGAGATGTTCCGGCGCGTGAGCGAGCAGTTCACGGCCATGTTCAGGCGGAAGGCCTTCTTGCACTGGTACACCGGGGAGGGCATGGACGAGATGGAGTTCACCGAGGCCGAGAGCAACATGAACGACCTGGTGGCCGAGTACCAGCAGTACCAGGACGCCACggccgacgaggacgaggaagagtactacgacgaggaggaagaggttGCTGCCTAA
- the LOC133922619 gene encoding thiosulfate/3-mercaptopyruvate sulfurtransferase 1, mitochondrial-like, protein MAQDDPVVSAQWLHQHLGLPDVKVLDASWYMPEEIRDPWQEYQVAHIPGALFFDIDGIVDRTTDLPHMLPSKEAFAAAVSALDIRNQDKVIVYDGKGFFSAPRVWWMFRVFGHNKVWVLDGGLPQWQASGFDLESASPDDAVLKSKAANKAVETVYNGELTNTVTFQTEFQPQLFWTLEKVMHNVAAQTYQQVDARAKGRFDGVAPEPRKGVRSGHIPGSICVPFPEMFDGAPRLLPADDLRQKFQQAGISLDHPIVVSCGSGVTACILALGFYRIGKHDVPVYDGSWTEWEAQPDSDYPKVTAPAS, encoded by the exons ATGGCGCAGGATGATCCAGTTGTTTCTGCTCAGTGGCTGCATCAGCACTTGGGACTGCCTGATGTTAAG GTATTGGATGCTTCCTGGTACATGCCAGAAGAGATTAGGGACCCATGGCAAGAATACCAG GTGGCACATATCCCTGGCGCGCTGTTCTTCGACATAGATGGCATAGTTGATCGGACAACTGAT TTACCACACATGTTGCCATCGAAAGAGGCTTTTGCAGCAGCAGTTTCTGCACTTGATATCAGAAATCAGGATAAAGTTATTGTTTATGATGGAAAAGGGTTCTTCAGTGCGCCTCGTGTTTGGTG GATGTTTAGAGTTTTTGGACACAATAAAGTTTGGGTGTTAGATGGAGGTCTACCTCAGTGGCAAGCTTCTGGGTTTGATCTGGAAAGTGCCAGCCCTGATGATGCGGTTCTGAAATCAAAAGCTGCTAATAAGGCTGTTGAAACGGTTTATAATGGTGAACTG ACAAATACAGTCACATTCCAGACTGAATTTCAGCCTCAGTTATTCTGGACACTAGAAAAG GTCATGCATAATGTTGCTGCTCAGACTTACCAACAAGTAGATGCCCGAGCAAAGGGCAG GTTTGATGGTGTAGCGCCAGAACCACGGAAAGGAGTAAGAAGTGGACATATACCAGGAAGCATATGTGTTCCATTCCCTGAG ATGTTTGATGGTGCACCAAGGCTTCTCCCAGCAGATGATCTGAGGCAAAAGTTTCAGCAAGCAG GAATTTCCCTTGATCACCCCATTGTTGTAAGCTGCGGGTCTGGAGTAACTGCCTGCATACTTGCTCTG GGGTTCTATAGAATTGGGAAGCATGATGTTCCAGTTTATGATGGATCCTGGACAGAATGGGAAGCACAACCAGATTCTGATTACCCAAAAGTTACTGCCCCAGCTTCTTAA